One region of Flavobacterium pisciphilum genomic DNA includes:
- a CDS encoding DEAD/DEAH box helicase: protein MNKKHHSNNILLNLGIESLNEMQEVAQDAILNDNNVLLLSPTGSGKTLAFLLPVLELLQPEILSVQCLILVPSRELGLQIEQVWKKMGTDYKVNICYGGHSIDTEIKNLSNPPAVLIGTPGRIADHIDRGTFRLDKIQTLILDEFDKSLQLGFHEQMSFIIGKLPKLNKRVLVSATSDIEIPKYTRVINPTILDFIPEEEEKSNLSMQMVVSPNKDKIGSLFNLICSLKSQSAIIFCNHRDAAERISDTLNEKGIYATYYHGGMDQDERERALIQFRNGSVSYLITTDLAARGLDIPEMNHVIHYHLPLKEDEFTHRNGRTARMLASGTAYIIVHESEKKLDYINYDMDVLKVDNATTLPKPPEYQTIYISGGKKTKLNKIDIVGFFSQKGKLEKGDLGLIEVKDFISFAAVKFNKVKDLLKNIKDEKMKGKKFKIEVARKVIKKEEE from the coding sequence ATGAATAAGAAACACCATTCGAATAATATACTTTTGAATTTAGGTATCGAGAGCCTAAACGAAATGCAAGAAGTGGCTCAGGATGCTATCCTGAATGATAATAATGTTTTACTACTTTCGCCAACTGGTTCTGGAAAAACACTAGCTTTTTTACTGCCAGTTTTAGAATTGTTGCAACCTGAAATCCTTTCTGTACAATGTTTAATTTTAGTTCCATCACGAGAACTAGGATTACAAATTGAGCAGGTTTGGAAAAAAATGGGAACCGATTACAAAGTTAATATTTGTTACGGAGGCCATTCTATAGATACAGAAATTAAGAACCTAAGTAATCCGCCAGCAGTTTTGATAGGAACTCCGGGAAGAATTGCTGATCATATTGATAGAGGAACTTTTCGTTTAGATAAAATCCAAACTTTAATCTTGGATGAATTTGATAAATCATTGCAATTGGGTTTTCATGAGCAAATGTCTTTTATCATTGGTAAGTTGCCTAAATTGAATAAGCGTGTGTTGGTTTCGGCTACATCGGATATTGAAATTCCTAAATACACAAGAGTAATTAATCCAACGATTTTGGATTTTATTCCTGAAGAAGAGGAGAAATCGAATCTTTCGATGCAAATGGTTGTTTCTCCAAACAAAGACAAAATAGGAAGTTTGTTTAACTTGATATGTTCTTTAAAATCACAATCGGCTATTATTTTTTGTAACCACCGTGATGCTGCTGAACGTATTAGTGATACCCTAAATGAAAAAGGAATTTACGCTACTTATTATCATGGTGGAATGGATCAAGATGAGCGTGAGCGTGCTTTGATTCAGTTTAGAAACGGAAGTGTGAGTTATTTAATCACAACTGATTTGGCTGCTCGTGGTCTTGATATTCCTGAGATGAATCACGTTATTCATTATCATTTGCCATTAAAAGAAGATGAGTTTACTCACCGTAACGGACGTACTGCTCGTATGCTTGCATCTGGAACGGCTTATATTATCGTTCACGAAAGTGAGAAGAAACTAGACTATATTAATTATGATATGGATGTTTTAAAGGTCGATAACGCTACGACTTTACCTAAACCACCAGAATATCAAACAATCTATATTAGTGGTGGAAAGAAAACGAAATTGAATAAAATTGATATCGTTGGATTCTTTTCTCAAAAAGGAAAACTTGAAAAAGGTGATTTGGGATTAATAGAGGTAAAGGATTTTATTTCGTTTGCTGCTGTAAAATTCAATAAGGTAAAAGATTTGCTTAAAAACATTAAAGATGAGAAGATGAAAGGCAAAAAATTTAAAATCGAAGTTGCAAGAAAAGTAATTAAGAAAGAAGAGGAGTAA
- a CDS encoding PLP-dependent aminotransferase family protein: MLRPWKLEIQLNNNSDKAIYLQIADAIIEAIKTGILNSGNALPGSRQLAGLLKVNRNTVIEALDVLIAEGWLITLERKGTFVADILPNVIETTNHKRKTEPITKEINPLLVFDDGIPDSRIAPMNELARAYRQIFNRKSRWQIMGYSSELGNLEFRKAIVQMLNFKRGMNVTPDEICITRGSQMAMYLASHCLFTKGDYILVENPGYKPAWETFENAGAQLLPVSVDKDGLVVDEVEEYLKKHDTIKAIYVTPHHQFPTTVTLSLKRRLKLIELSNTYGFIIIEDDYDNEFHFGQRPILPLSSYSNAKNTIYIGTLSKIVAPALRIGYLVSNPETIEKVARHRKMIDVQGDNIMEEAVLQLINEGEIKRHLKRTTLIYKAKRDYFETICNKYLKDKTTFLKPEGGLAFWIVPNSPVNGYEIADKLLLKGIEIMTPEKFSFNKPISGFRLGYASLTEQQIEEGIIELAKHL; this comes from the coding sequence ATGTTAAGACCTTGGAAATTAGAAATTCAACTGAACAATAATTCAGATAAAGCAATTTATCTCCAAATAGCCGATGCTATTATTGAAGCCATCAAAACTGGAATACTTAATAGCGGGAATGCACTACCCGGAAGCAGGCAACTAGCTGGACTACTCAAAGTGAACAGAAATACTGTAATCGAGGCACTAGACGTGCTCATTGCTGAAGGTTGGCTTATCACATTGGAGAGAAAAGGAACTTTTGTAGCAGATATTCTACCGAATGTTATTGAAACAACAAACCACAAAAGAAAAACAGAACCAATAACTAAAGAAATAAATCCTCTTCTAGTTTTTGATGATGGTATTCCCGATAGCCGAATTGCACCAATGAATGAGTTAGCGAGAGCTTACAGACAAATCTTCAATCGAAAATCACGCTGGCAAATAATGGGCTACAGTAGTGAATTGGGCAATTTAGAATTCAGAAAAGCCATTGTACAAATGCTGAATTTTAAAAGAGGAATGAATGTTACTCCAGATGAAATATGCATTACACGAGGCAGTCAGATGGCAATGTACCTAGCTTCGCATTGTTTATTTACTAAAGGCGATTATATACTGGTAGAAAACCCTGGATACAAACCCGCTTGGGAAACATTTGAAAATGCAGGAGCACAATTACTCCCTGTATCAGTCGATAAAGACGGATTAGTAGTCGATGAGGTAGAAGAATACTTAAAAAAACATGATACTATAAAAGCCATTTACGTCACTCCTCATCATCAATTCCCAACAACTGTAACATTGAGTCTAAAAAGAAGATTAAAACTCATAGAACTATCCAATACCTATGGTTTTATAATTATTGAAGATGATTATGACAATGAATTCCATTTTGGGCAAAGACCAATCTTACCACTGTCAAGTTATAGCAATGCAAAAAACACAATCTACATCGGAACATTAAGCAAAATTGTCGCGCCAGCACTACGAATTGGCTATTTAGTAAGCAATCCCGAAACGATAGAAAAAGTAGCCAGACATCGCAAAATGATCGATGTTCAAGGCGATAATATAATGGAAGAAGCTGTTTTACAACTTATAAATGAAGGCGAAATAAAAAGACATCTCAAACGAACCACCCTTATTTACAAAGCCAAAAGAGATTATTTTGAAACCATTTGTAATAAATACCTAAAAGATAAAACCACATTCCTAAAACCCGAAGGTGGTTTGGCATTTTGGATTGTCCCAAATTCACCCGTCAATGGCTATGAAATAGCTGATAAACTTCTTTTAAAAGGCATCGAAATCATGACTCCCGAAAAATTTAGTTTTAACAAACCAATATCGGGTTTCCGTTTAGGCTATGCCTCACTCACCGAACAACAAATCGAAGAAGGGATTATCGAGCTCGCTAAACATTTGTGA
- the coaD gene encoding pantetheine-phosphate adenylyltransferase, with product MRKAIFPGSFDPITLGHEDIIKRGISLFDEIVIAIGVNAEKKYMFSLEERKRFIEETFKDEPKITVITYEGLTIDLCHKLKANFILRGLRNPADFEFEKAIAHTNRRLSKIETVFLLTAARTSYISSSIVRDVLRNGGEYEMLVPDAVRVQK from the coding sequence ATGAGAAAAGCCATATTTCCAGGATCATTTGATCCCATTACACTTGGACACGAAGATATTATCAAACGAGGAATTTCACTATTTGATGAAATAGTAATTGCAATTGGTGTAAATGCCGAAAAAAAATACATGTTTTCGCTCGAAGAAAGAAAGCGATTTATCGAAGAAACTTTTAAAGACGAACCAAAGATAACAGTAATTACCTATGAAGGTCTTACGATTGATTTATGCCATAAATTAAAAGCAAATTTCATATTAAGAGGATTACGCAATCCAGCCGATTTCGAATTCGAAAAAGCAATTGCCCACACCAACAGACGTTTATCTAAAATAGAAACTGTGTTTTTATTAACCGCGGCAAGAACTTCATATATAAGCTCAAGTATCGTTCGTGATGTATTACGAAATGGAGGCGAATATGAAATGCTAGTTCCAGACGCAGTTAGAGTCCAAAAATAA
- a CDS encoding cupin domain-containing protein produces METKKQFSSKDFHETFARPTFVMPAKLIHKNVEDAGVHNQFSTERKHPVFFIDLPSKNVSMTIGGLLPDQMTNRHRHTYETVLYVIEGHGYTEIEDTRIEWKAGDAVYIPSWAWHRHKNLSSEVSAKYIACENAPQLQNLGVALREEEGRDL; encoded by the coding sequence ATGGAAACTAAAAAACAATTTTCATCAAAAGACTTTCACGAAACCTTTGCTAGACCAACTTTTGTGATGCCTGCAAAACTAATTCACAAAAATGTAGAAGATGCAGGAGTGCACAACCAATTCTCTACAGAACGAAAGCACCCTGTTTTCTTTATAGATCTTCCTAGCAAAAACGTAAGTATGACTATTGGTGGTTTATTGCCCGATCAAATGACAAACAGACACAGACATACGTATGAAACTGTATTGTATGTTATTGAGGGACATGGATACACAGAGATTGAAGATACTAGAATAGAGTGGAAGGCTGGCGATGCAGTTTATATTCCGAGTTGGGCTTGGCATAGACATAAGAATTTAAGCAGCGAGGTATCTGCTAAATATATTGCATGCGAAAATGCACCTCAACTTCAAAATTTAGGTGTTGCATTACGAGAAGAAGAAGGAAGAGATCTTTAA
- a CDS encoding RluA family pseudouridine synthase → MNNNNTDSLDLEEELYEHFRFEVPKGQAPLRIDKYLMGLIQNATRNKIQNAATEGNIFVNDVIVKSNYKVKAFDVVTVMLSHPPYENHIIPEDIPLNIVYEDDALLLINKEPGMVVHPGHGNYTGTLVHALAHHFDNLPMNSSERPGLVHRIDKDTSGLLVIAKTEAAMTHLAKQFEAKTSEREYIALVWGNVAEEQGTIEGNLARHLKDRMQMAVFADPEIGKPAVTHYKVLERFGYVTLISCQLETGRTHQIRAHMKHIGHPLFNDERYGGHLILKGTTFTKYKQFIDNCFKALPRQALHAKTLGFVHPTTGEMMRFDTDLPDDFKDCIEKWRNYSKSHNTDEES, encoded by the coding sequence ATGAACAATAATAATACCGATAGTTTAGATTTAGAAGAAGAGTTATATGAGCATTTTAGATTTGAAGTTCCTAAGGGTCAAGCGCCTTTACGAATCGACAAATATTTAATGGGCTTAATACAAAATGCAACAAGAAATAAGATTCAGAATGCTGCAACAGAGGGTAATATCTTTGTAAATGACGTCATTGTAAAGTCAAATTACAAAGTTAAAGCGTTTGATGTTGTTACGGTTATGTTGTCACATCCTCCGTATGAAAATCATATTATTCCAGAAGATATTCCGTTAAACATTGTTTACGAAGATGATGCTTTATTGTTAATCAATAAGGAGCCTGGAATGGTTGTGCATCCTGGTCATGGTAATTATACTGGAACTTTGGTTCATGCTTTGGCTCATCATTTTGATAATCTTCCAATGAATAGTAGCGAGCGTCCTGGATTGGTTCATAGAATTGATAAGGATACTTCTGGACTTTTGGTTATTGCCAAAACGGAAGCTGCTATGACGCATCTTGCCAAACAATTCGAAGCTAAAACTTCTGAAAGAGAATACATTGCTTTGGTTTGGGGGAATGTTGCTGAGGAGCAAGGTACTATTGAAGGGAATCTAGCTAGACACTTGAAAGACAGAATGCAAATGGCTGTTTTTGCTGATCCTGAGATTGGTAAACCTGCTGTAACGCATTATAAAGTTTTGGAACGTTTTGGATATGTTACTTTAATTTCTTGTCAGCTTGAAACGGGTAGAACGCACCAGATTCGTGCACATATGAAACATATTGGTCATCCGCTTTTTAATGATGAGCGTTATGGTGGTCATTTGATTTTAAAGGGAACTACGTTTACTAAATACAAGCAATTTATTGATAATTGTTTTAAGGCTTTGCCTAGGCAAGCATTGCATGCAAAAACGCTAGGTTTTGTTCATCCTACCACTGGTGAGATGATGCGTTTTGATACTGACTTGCCTGATGATTTTAAGGATTGTATCGAGAAATGGAGAAATTACTCTAAATCACATAATACTGATGAAGAAAGTTAA
- a CDS encoding zinc-ribbon domain-containing protein has product MIFYYGTKASNLKNGQIINVDCPNCNLNVSMVYSIFGKYAHLYLIPFFPMKKRTFAECNSCKKTFEKFELPSTIQTKLERENEKDRVNTPIWMFTGLFIIALIVALCFYSAYQTNVDSDKYIKSPKIGDTYYMKSSEGYFSTMKVNHVSKDSVNVLINEMEIDKKTAIDEIDKDANYKNAYRFSKKEIIKLYNEENIYEVKRNE; this is encoded by the coding sequence ATGATATTTTATTACGGAACCAAAGCTAGTAATTTAAAAAATGGACAAATTATAAATGTAGATTGTCCAAATTGCAATTTAAATGTTTCAATGGTGTACAGCATATTTGGAAAGTATGCTCACCTTTACTTAATTCCTTTTTTTCCAATGAAAAAAAGGACTTTTGCCGAATGCAATTCGTGTAAAAAAACATTTGAAAAATTTGAATTACCATCTACTATTCAAACAAAATTAGAAAGAGAAAATGAAAAAGACAGAGTAAATACACCAATCTGGATGTTTACAGGATTATTTATTATTGCTTTAATAGTAGCATTATGTTTCTATTCAGCCTATCAAACAAATGTAGACAGTGATAAATACATTAAAAGCCCTAAAATAGGTGATACCTATTATATGAAATCATCAGAAGGATACTTTTCTACTATGAAGGTTAATCATGTTTCCAAAGACAGCGTTAATGTTTTAATAAATGAAATGGAAATTGATAAAAAAACAGCCATTGATGAAATTGATAAGGATGCAAATTATAAAAATGCATACCGCTTTTCTAAAAAAGAAATAATAAAGCTTTATAATGAAGAGAATATCTATGAGGTCAAAAGAAATGAATAA
- a CDS encoding PASTA domain-containing protein: MSLRKYLTSRVFFTQILIAVAIIAVLGYLFMHWLTFTTDHGHEIEVPDLKKLTEEQVEAKLDGLDLDYVLLDSVDYKSDFPKYSVVEQDPLPGTKVKVGRKIYIKINSSGFSSVRIPDLIEKTYREAVPTLKALGLQEGTITYIPNLGKDMVLEMRYKGRNLKVGDRVLKSSKIDLVLGDGKASYLDESQPADSLAVPEDEKTANEQ; this comes from the coding sequence ATGAGTTTACGTAAGTATCTAACTAGCCGAGTATTTTTTACGCAAATACTAATTGCTGTTGCAATTATTGCTGTTTTGGGGTATTTGTTTATGCATTGGTTGACTTTTACCACTGATCATGGACATGAAATTGAAGTACCTGATTTGAAAAAATTGACGGAAGAGCAAGTTGAGGCAAAATTGGACGGACTGGATTTGGATTACGTGCTTTTGGATAGTGTAGATTATAAAAGTGATTTCCCTAAATATAGTGTTGTTGAGCAAGATCCTTTGCCGGGAACGAAAGTAAAAGTGGGAAGAAAGATTTATATTAAAATAAATTCTTCTGGTTTTTCATCAGTTCGTATTCCGGATTTGATTGAGAAAACATACCGTGAAGCGGTGCCTACCTTAAAAGCATTGGGACTTCAAGAGGGGACAATTACGTATATTCCGAACCTTGGAAAAGACATGGTTTTGGAAATGCGTTACAAAGGAAGAAATTTAAAAGTGGGAGATCGCGTACTGAAATCATCAAAAATTGATTTGGTTTTGGGCGATGGAAAAGCAAGTTATTTAGATGAAAGTCAACCGGCAGATTCTCTAGCAGTGCCTGAAGATGAAAAAACAGCAAATGAACAATAA
- a CDS encoding dihydrodipicolinate synthase family protein, whose protein sequence is MTNTPFKGVIAYPITPFDKNEKVDIKLYKKLLERLIVSGSHGVAPLGSTGVMPYLTDDEKEGITEATIQQVNGRVPVLVGVSNLTTERTIHHAKFAEKAGADAVMIIPMSYWKLTDDEIIKHFDAVAKHISIPIMAYNNPATSGVDMSPALLKKILEIPNVTMIKESSGDVQRMHYLKRELGDDVAFYNGSNPLALAAFSAGATGWCTAAPNLIPELNLGLYNAIQKNDLKEAQKVFYKQLNLLKLIVNKGLPRTIKAGLKIQGIDAGFLRSPLKPLSEIEIAEMELIFKELEL, encoded by the coding sequence ATGACAAATACTCCATTTAAAGGGGTTATCGCTTATCCGATTACTCCATTTGATAAAAATGAAAAAGTAGATATTAAACTGTACAAAAAATTATTAGAAAGATTAATTGTCTCTGGTTCTCATGGTGTAGCTCCACTAGGAAGTACAGGTGTAATGCCGTATTTAACAGATGATGAGAAAGAAGGGATTACAGAAGCAACAATACAGCAAGTTAATGGTAGAGTTCCTGTTTTGGTTGGCGTATCTAACTTAACAACAGAAAGAACTATTCATCATGCTAAGTTTGCTGAAAAAGCGGGTGCCGATGCGGTTATGATTATTCCTATGAGCTATTGGAAATTGACGGATGATGAGATTATTAAGCATTTTGATGCAGTTGCCAAACACATCTCGATACCGATTATGGCTTATAATAATCCGGCAACTAGTGGTGTAGATATGTCTCCAGCTCTATTGAAAAAAATTCTTGAAATCCCAAATGTAACCATGATTAAGGAAAGTTCTGGTGATGTACAAAGAATGCATTATTTAAAGCGGGAATTGGGCGATGATGTTGCTTTTTATAATGGTTCAAATCCGTTGGCATTGGCAGCATTTTCTGCGGGGGCGACTGGATGGTGTACTGCTGCGCCAAATTTAATTCCGGAACTAAACTTAGGTCTATATAATGCAATTCAGAAAAATGATTTAAAAGAAGCTCAAAAGGTGTTTTATAAGCAATTGAATCTTTTAAAATTGATTGTAAACAAAGGGTTGCCACGAACAATTAAGGCAGGTTTGAAAATTCAGGGAATCGACGCTGGGTTTTTAAGAAGCCCATTAAAACCATTGTCTGAAATCGAAATAGCTGAAATGGAATTGATTTTTAAAGAATTAGAACTATAA
- a CDS encoding PhnA domain-containing protein produces the protein MSIERELNKRSGSKCELCGATENLKVYQVLPTKKGGIDESVMACSTCVDQIENPDNVDLNHWRCLNDSMWNENVAVQVVAWRMLSRMRAAGWPQELLDMMYLDEDTLAWAQATGEGEDDENKIIHRDSNGVILEHGDSVVLIKDLKVKGSSMVAKQGTAVRNIRLDHENAEYIEGKVDGQQIVIITQYVKKI, from the coding sequence ATGAGCATAGAAAGAGAATTAAACAAACGTAGCGGATCAAAATGTGAACTTTGTGGTGCAACCGAAAATTTAAAAGTATATCAAGTTTTACCTACCAAAAAAGGTGGAATTGATGAAAGTGTAATGGCTTGTAGTACTTGTGTTGATCAAATAGAAAATCCAGATAACGTAGATTTAAATCATTGGAGATGTTTAAATGACAGTATGTGGAATGAGAATGTTGCTGTACAAGTTGTAGCTTGGAGAATGTTAAGTAGAATGCGTGCTGCAGGATGGCCACAAGAATTACTAGACATGATGTACCTAGACGAAGATACGTTGGCATGGGCACAAGCAACTGGAGAAGGAGAAGATGATGAAAACAAAATTATACACCGTGATAGCAATGGTGTAATTTTAGAGCACGGAGATTCAGTAGTTTTAATAAAAGACTTAAAAGTAAAAGGATCAAGTATGGTAGCCAAACAAGGAACTGCTGTGCGTAACATCCGTTTAGACCATGAAAATGCTGAATACATCGAAGGAAAAGTAGATGGACAACAAATTGTAATTATCACACAATACGTGAAGAAAATATAA
- a CDS encoding PQQ-dependent sugar dehydrogenase, translating to MRNINQIAIVSSVLISLLSCSSDKDVDVNPGTITNPVEGNAANTTYKPAFEGQTRISGVQTNTPYEGVVIATTLTSPWGITSLTDGRLLITEKTGTMRIATTAGVVSGAITGIPAVNSAGQGGLLGLCIDPEFATNRMIYWVFAEATTGGNNTAVAKGKLSTDEKTIEGATVIYRAKPANASTLHYGGRILFDKTGFLVVSTGERSVLETRPLAQSVATGLGKVIRITKEGQPATGNPTFMQAGALPELYSIGHRNPQGLALNPVTNEIWLAEHGPRGGDEINRIKAGANYGWPTITYGIEYSGEKIGAGIQQQDGLEQPVYYWDPVVSPSGMTFYTGNRVPEWQNNLFIGALSGMHIVRLAIKDNKIVGEERLLASENQRFRDVTQGKDGALYAVTDGGRLYKIDKK from the coding sequence ATGAGAAATATTAACCAAATTGCTATTGTTTCGAGTGTGCTAATAAGTTTATTAAGCTGCTCTAGTGATAAAGATGTCGATGTAAATCCAGGTACAATAACAAATCCTGTAGAAGGGAATGCTGCCAATACAACTTACAAACCAGCATTTGAAGGACAAACCCGAATTAGCGGTGTGCAGACTAATACACCTTATGAGGGAGTTGTTATTGCTACAACATTAACTAGTCCGTGGGGAATTACAAGTCTTACTGATGGCAGATTATTAATCACCGAAAAAACAGGAACAATGCGTATTGCTACAACAGCTGGAGTTGTAAGTGGCGCAATAACAGGTATTCCTGCCGTTAATTCTGCCGGACAAGGAGGTTTATTAGGACTATGCATTGATCCTGAATTTGCAACTAATCGTATGATTTATTGGGTTTTTGCAGAGGCTACAACTGGCGGAAATAATACAGCGGTAGCCAAAGGAAAATTATCAACTGATGAAAAAACAATCGAAGGCGCAACTGTTATTTACAGAGCCAAACCAGCCAATGCAAGTACACTTCATTATGGTGGACGTATTCTTTTTGATAAAACAGGTTTTCTTGTTGTAAGTACTGGAGAAAGATCTGTACTTGAAACCAGACCTTTAGCGCAATCAGTTGCAACAGGTTTGGGTAAAGTAATTAGAATAACAAAAGAGGGGCAACCCGCAACTGGAAATCCTACTTTTATGCAAGCCGGAGCTTTACCAGAATTATATAGTATTGGTCATAGAAATCCACAGGGTTTAGCACTTAATCCAGTTACTAATGAAATTTGGCTTGCCGAGCACGGACCACGTGGAGGAGATGAAATCAATCGTATAAAAGCAGGTGCAAATTACGGATGGCCAACCATTACATACGGGATAGAATACAGCGGAGAAAAAATTGGAGCGGGAATTCAGCAGCAAGATGGTTTAGAGCAACCGGTTTACTATTGGGATCCAGTGGTTTCACCAAGCGGAATGACTTTTTATACAGGAAATCGTGTTCCAGAATGGCAAAATAATCTTTTCATAGGGGCTTTAAGTGGAATGCATATCGTACGTCTTGCCATAAAAGACAATAAAATTGTTGGCGAAGAAAGACTTTTGGCTTCAGAAAACCAACGTTTTAGAGATGTTACTCAAGGAAAAGACGGGGCATTATACGCTGTTACTGATGGTGGAAGACTTTATAAGATTGACAAAAAATAA
- a CDS encoding D-alanine--D-alanine ligase, which yields MKNIAIIMGGYSSEYQISLISGNVVYQYLDKTKYNGFRVHIFKEKWVYVDEKDAEFPIDKNDFSVTVNGSKITFDCVFNAIHGTPGEDGLMQAYFELLHIPQTSCDYYQAALTFNKRDLLSVLKPYGIKTAISYYLNKGDVINTDEIVKKVGLPCFVKPNKAGSSFGISKVKTAVELPIAIEVAYKEDNEIIIESFLDGTEVSVGVINYQGKVIVLPITEIVSDNDFFDYEAKYEGKSQEITPARISDELTQKVSEVAKRAYEVLKMKGFSRSEFIIVDNEPYMLEMNTIPGLTTESLIPQQAKAAGISLEDLFTNSIELAL from the coding sequence ATGAAAAACATTGCCATTATCATGGGAGGATATTCTAGCGAATATCAAATATCACTAATCAGCGGAAACGTAGTATATCAATACCTAGATAAAACGAAATACAACGGTTTCCGAGTTCATATTTTCAAAGAAAAATGGGTTTACGTAGATGAAAAAGATGCTGAATTCCCAATAGATAAAAATGATTTTTCGGTAACAGTAAACGGAAGCAAAATCACTTTCGACTGTGTATTCAATGCCATACACGGAACACCGGGTGAAGACGGATTAATGCAAGCCTATTTTGAGTTATTGCACATCCCACAAACATCATGCGACTATTACCAAGCAGCGCTTACATTCAACAAACGTGATTTGTTATCAGTTTTAAAACCATACGGAATAAAAACAGCGATTTCATATTACCTAAACAAAGGAGATGTCATTAATACTGACGAGATTGTAAAAAAAGTAGGATTGCCATGTTTCGTAAAACCAAATAAAGCAGGTTCAAGCTTCGGAATTTCAAAAGTAAAAACTGCTGTCGAACTTCCAATTGCAATAGAAGTTGCCTATAAAGAAGATAACGAAATCATCATCGAAAGTTTCCTTGATGGAACTGAGGTTTCTGTTGGAGTAATTAACTACCAAGGAAAAGTAATCGTATTACCAATAACCGAAATAGTTTCAGACAATGATTTCTTTGATTACGAAGCCAAATACGAAGGAAAATCACAAGAAATCACCCCAGCAAGGATCTCTGATGAATTAACTCAAAAAGTAAGCGAAGTAGCCAAACGCGCCTACGAAGTATTAAAAATGAAAGGATTCTCAAGAAGCGAATTCATCATCGTAGACAACGAACCATACATGCTCGAAATGAATACCATTCCTGGCTTAACAACCGAAAGTTTGATTCCACAACAGGCCAAAGCTGCCGGAATTTCACTAGAAGACTTGTTTACAAATTCAATTGAGTTAGCTCTCTAA